Proteins encoded within one genomic window of Ursus arctos isolate Adak ecotype North America unplaced genomic scaffold, UrsArc2.0 scaffold_7, whole genome shotgun sequence:
- the PLA2G12B gene encoding group XIIB secretory phospholipase A2-like protein isoform X5, which produces MESVSTDADTMDLGIPAMTKCCNQLDVCYDTCGANKYRCDAKFRWCLHSICSDLKRSLGFVSKVEVACDSLADTVFNTVWTLGCRPFMNSQRAACICAEEEKVEL; this is translated from the exons ATGGACTTGGGCATTCCGGCAATGACCAAGTGCTGCAACCAGCTGGATGTCTGTTATGACACTTGTGGTGCCAATAAGTATCGCTGTGATGCAAAATTCCGGTGGTGTCTCCACTCCATCTGTTCTGACCTGAAGCGGAGTCTGGGCTTTGTCTCCAAAGTGGAAG TAGCTTGTGATTCTCTGGCTGATACTGTGTTCAATACTGTATGGACCTTGGGCTGCCGACCTTTTATGAATAGCCAACGGGCAGCCTGCATCTgtgcagaagaagagaaagtagaATTATGA